Proteins from one Arthrobacter sp. Soc17.1.1.1 genomic window:
- a CDS encoding 2-polyprenylphenol hydroxylase — protein sequence MTDLANTGDDERFFLHSGRRWRKTDPSLPEDVRKRLMSHLGRGRSGVRNSARGDDGAALPRARRTVQLAKEGLGERGTPWWEQSAAERTARWSAALEELDALQAKRSAPRQDGTGRNDAGPDDDGA from the coding sequence ATGACCGACCTGGCGAACACCGGCGACGACGAGCGGTTCTTCCTCCACAGCGGGCGCCGCTGGCGGAAGACCGACCCCTCTCTGCCCGAGGACGTGCGGAAGCGCCTGATGTCCCATCTCGGGCGCGGCCGCTCGGGCGTACGGAACAGTGCCCGGGGCGACGACGGTGCGGCACTCCCACGTGCCCGGCGTACTGTGCAGCTGGCCAAGGAGGGCCTCGGCGAACGGGGGACGCCCTGGTGGGAGCAGTCGGCGGCGGAACGGACGGCGCGGTGGAGTGCCGCGCTCGAGGAACTCGACGCGCTGCAGGCGAAGCGGTCCGCGCCACGGCAGGACGGCACCGGCCGGAATGATGCGGGCCCGGACGACGACGGTGCCTGA